Proteins encoded within one genomic window of Kaistia algarum:
- a CDS encoding ABC transporter ATP-binding protein encodes MIEFEHVGKHYGEFAAVDDLSLKIEAGEFCVLIGPSGSGKTTTLKMINRLIEHDRGRILFAGEEIRSFRIEELRRRMGYAIQSIGLFPHRTVEENIATVPKLLKWPKARIRDRVTELLTLLGLDPETYRARYPHHLSGGQQQRVGVARALAADPQILLMDEPFGALDPVTRDTLQAEMLRIHAGSGTTIVLVTHDMDEAVRLASRIVILEGGRIAQTGTPREILTRPANDFVADFVGREDIGIKLLAIETVAERLRPGETAPGEPVAASTSLRQALSLLVSRGVDKLGVVGPDGRPLGVLHLADLAVPRS; translated from the coding sequence ATGATCGAGTTCGAACATGTCGGCAAGCATTATGGCGAGTTTGCCGCCGTCGACGATCTTTCTCTCAAGATCGAGGCCGGCGAGTTCTGCGTGCTGATCGGCCCGTCCGGCTCCGGCAAGACGACGACGCTGAAGATGATCAACCGCCTGATCGAGCACGACCGCGGCCGCATCCTCTTCGCCGGCGAAGAGATCCGGTCGTTCCGGATCGAGGAACTGCGCCGCCGCATGGGCTACGCCATTCAGTCCATCGGCCTCTTTCCGCACCGGACGGTGGAGGAGAATATCGCGACGGTGCCGAAGCTGCTGAAATGGCCAAAGGCGCGTATCCGCGACCGCGTCACCGAACTCCTCACCCTCCTCGGCCTCGACCCCGAAACCTATCGCGCCCGCTATCCGCACCACCTATCGGGCGGTCAGCAGCAGCGCGTCGGCGTGGCACGGGCGCTGGCAGCTGACCCTCAGATCCTCCTGATGGACGAGCCGTTCGGCGCGCTCGATCCGGTGACCCGCGATACGCTGCAGGCCGAAATGCTCCGCATCCACGCGGGATCGGGAACGACCATCGTCCTCGTCACGCACGACATGGACGAGGCGGTGCGGCTGGCCTCGCGCATCGTAATTCTCGAAGGCGGCCGGATTGCGCAGACCGGAACCCCGCGCGAGATCCTGACCCGGCCAGCCAACGATTTTGTCGCCGATTTCGTGGGCCGCGAAGACATCGGCATCAAGCTGCTGGCCATCGAGACCGTCGCCGAGCGCCTGCGCCCCGGGGAGACGGCGCCGGGCGAGCCGGTCGCGGCGTCCACGAGCCTGCGCCAGGCGCTGTCGCTGCTGGTGTCGCGCGGCGTCGACAAGCTGGGGGTGGTCGGTCCCGACGGCAGGCCGCTCGGCGTCCTGCATCTCGCCGACCTCGCGGTGCCGCGATCATGA
- a CDS encoding ArnT family glycosyltransferase: MQQAIVDSGHGGKNAALATLLAFRLHRVLLPRSPLLPRWAKRPFIPASAPRTEPPSMQLAMPSSLARPLVFVLAALVLALVAYDVYWLVIGLDQPILGSHAFRQTQTAISAYWLKQGGPLFAYETPVVGAPWSIPFEFPLYQWLVALLSLTGLSIEVSGRLIAFGFFLGCLWPMRMLCRQYKLPDTTFLFAAALFLASPIYTFWSRTLMIETTALFFAMVWLALFARALDRQSVLVGIATFVCGTGSVLAKSTTFPAFVVCAFCLFVARVWPLVTRRKWRHAIGLSLLAGIVTLGPLAVGSYWVHFSDIVKLRSPGGTLLTSSALTDWNFGAWDARFSAKLWVETIGNRVANDSFGKLAVVALILTLFALTQRRYVLPTLICLLGFLTPFLLFTNLHTTHNYYQVANVVFAIGACALGIQALFDRAWIAGIAVLVLVLASQISFFGQTFGKEVVEDFTTNEVYQIGQIIQQKTPDNSVIVVFGQDWSSAVPYEGKRRGVVLATWFPRTMFEALVQQPDALLGSLSLGGIVDCGTNGYDDVMDLVGPYLAGRSVLGEAGKCRLLSPVKP, encoded by the coding sequence ATGCAACAAGCAATTGTCGATTCCGGACACGGCGGAAAGAACGCGGCACTTGCGACCCTTCTGGCGTTTCGACTTCACAGGGTGCTTCTTCCTAGGTCACCGCTCTTGCCAAGATGGGCAAAGCGTCCCTTTATCCCGGCCTCAGCACCAAGAACGGAACCGCCGTCAATGCAACTTGCGATGCCCTCATCTCTTGCTCGGCCGCTGGTATTTGTGCTGGCGGCCTTGGTGCTGGCTCTCGTCGCCTATGACGTCTATTGGCTGGTCATCGGTCTTGACCAACCTATTCTGGGGAGCCATGCGTTCCGCCAGACGCAGACCGCTATCTCGGCATATTGGCTCAAGCAGGGCGGTCCCCTCTTCGCTTATGAGACTCCGGTCGTCGGTGCGCCCTGGTCGATCCCGTTCGAGTTTCCTCTCTATCAGTGGTTGGTCGCGCTGCTGTCTTTGACCGGCCTTTCGATCGAGGTCTCGGGTCGTCTGATCGCGTTTGGCTTCTTCCTGGGCTGCCTCTGGCCGATGCGCATGCTGTGCCGGCAATACAAGCTGCCGGATACGACGTTCCTCTTCGCGGCCGCGCTCTTTCTGGCTTCGCCGATCTACACGTTCTGGTCCCGAACGTTGATGATCGAGACGACGGCACTCTTCTTCGCGATGGTGTGGCTGGCGCTTTTCGCCAGAGCTCTCGACCGACAGTCCGTGCTGGTGGGCATCGCGACGTTTGTTTGCGGCACGGGTTCGGTTCTTGCGAAATCGACGACGTTTCCGGCATTCGTCGTGTGCGCTTTCTGTCTCTTTGTCGCGCGTGTCTGGCCGTTGGTAACTCGGCGTAAATGGCGCCATGCGATCGGTCTCAGCCTCCTTGCGGGAATCGTCACGCTTGGGCCGTTGGCAGTCGGAAGCTATTGGGTTCACTTCTCCGACATCGTCAAGCTACGTAGCCCGGGCGGTACGTTGCTAACGTCTTCCGCCTTGACCGATTGGAATTTTGGCGCCTGGGACGCGCGCTTCTCCGCCAAGCTCTGGGTAGAGACTATTGGCAACCGCGTCGCCAACGATTCTTTCGGAAAGCTGGCCGTTGTAGCGCTGATCCTCACGCTCTTTGCCCTGACCCAGCGGCGCTACGTCCTGCCGACGTTAATTTGCCTGCTCGGCTTCCTGACGCCGTTCCTGCTTTTTACCAACCTCCACACGACGCACAATTACTATCAGGTCGCCAATGTGGTCTTCGCCATCGGGGCCTGCGCGCTTGGGATCCAGGCCCTGTTTGATCGCGCATGGATTGCTGGAATTGCGGTGCTGGTCCTCGTGCTGGCCTCGCAGATCAGTTTCTTCGGGCAAACTTTCGGGAAGGAGGTGGTGGAGGATTTTACGACCAATGAGGTCTACCAGATCGGCCAGATCATCCAGCAGAAGACGCCTGATAACTCTGTGATCGTGGTCTTCGGTCAGGACTGGTCTTCCGCTGTCCCTTATGAAGGCAAGCGTCGCGGTGTCGTCCTGGCAACTTGGTTCCCGCGGACGATGTTCGAGGCTCTGGTCCAGCAGCCAGACGCGTTGCTTGGCAGTCTGTCGCTTGGCGGCATCGTTGATTGCGGCACCAACGGCTACGACGATGTCATGGATCTAGTCGGACCCTATCTCGCCGGTCGCTCGGTTCTTGGCGAGGCCGGAAAATGCCGGCTTCTGTCGCCCGTCAAGCCTTGA
- the osmF gene encoding glycine betaine ABC transporter substrate-binding protein OsmF, translating into MSPFISRRTLLAAAITLAAGLPLAIPSATFAAEPVKVGSKIDTEGSLLGNIIIAVLDANGIPTVNKVSLGNTKIVRGAITAGEIDIYPEYTGNGAFFFSVDSDPVWKNAKEGYEKVKQLDFDANKIVWLTPAPADNTWVIAIRKDVADANQLASLEQFATWINGGGTFKMAASAEFVESPAALPAFQTAYGFKLGSDQIVTLAGGDTTTFIKAAAEQTSGVNGSLAYGTDGALAALGLIALADDKGVQPVYAPAPIIREAVLKDYPQIADLLAPVFQTLDGPALQSLNAKIAVDGLDPKQVATDYLKSKGLLK; encoded by the coding sequence ATGTCCCCCTTCATCAGCCGCCGCACGCTCCTCGCGGCCGCGATCACGCTGGCCGCCGGGCTACCGCTGGCCATTCCTTCCGCGACTTTCGCAGCCGAACCCGTCAAAGTCGGCTCCAAGATCGATACCGAGGGGTCGCTTCTCGGCAACATCATTATCGCCGTGCTCGATGCGAACGGCATCCCGACGGTGAACAAGGTGTCGCTCGGCAATACCAAGATCGTGCGCGGCGCGATCACGGCCGGCGAGATCGACATCTATCCCGAATATACGGGCAATGGCGCCTTCTTCTTCTCGGTCGACAGCGATCCGGTCTGGAAGAATGCGAAAGAAGGCTACGAGAAGGTCAAGCAGCTCGACTTCGACGCCAACAAGATTGTCTGGCTGACGCCCGCCCCGGCCGACAACACCTGGGTGATCGCCATCCGCAAGGACGTGGCCGACGCCAACCAGCTGGCGTCGCTGGAGCAGTTCGCGACCTGGATCAATGGGGGCGGCACCTTCAAGATGGCAGCTTCGGCGGAGTTCGTCGAAAGCCCTGCTGCCCTGCCGGCCTTCCAGACAGCTTATGGATTCAAGCTCGGATCCGACCAGATCGTGACGCTGGCCGGCGGTGACACCACGACCTTCATCAAGGCGGCCGCCGAGCAGACCTCGGGCGTCAACGGCTCTCTCGCTTATGGCACGGATGGTGCGCTCGCCGCGCTCGGCCTCATTGCGCTCGCCGACGACAAGGGCGTCCAACCAGTCTATGCGCCCGCGCCGATCATTCGTGAGGCCGTGCTGAAGGACTATCCGCAGATCGCCGACCTTCTGGCGCCCGTCTTCCAGACGCTGGACGGCCCGGCGCTGCAGAGCCTCAACGCCAAGATTGCGGTCGACGGCCTCGATCCGAAGCAGGTCGCGACGGACTATCTGAAGTCGAAGGGATTGCTGAAATAG
- a CDS encoding cysteine hydrolase family protein codes for MNERLRPLGSSERNVWQVSDTSADLARAPRPVRPITFAAPPKQISIDLARTGIVIIDMQNDFCHPDGWLAGIGVDVEPARRPIEPLAHLLPALRREGVCVLWVNWGNRPDKLNLSPALLHVYNPTGAGIGLGDPLPKNGAPVLEAGSWAAAIVDELVPEPSDIHIAKYRMSGFVDTALDSILRNLGLTTLLFAGVNADQCVLATLMDANFHGYDTLLLEDCSATTSPDYCMQATVYNVRQCFGFVTRSADVLAGIVSA; via the coding sequence ATGAATGAAAGGCTGAGGCCTCTGGGATCCAGCGAGCGCAACGTCTGGCAGGTGAGCGATACGAGCGCCGATCTCGCGCGCGCTCCCCGTCCAGTGCGGCCGATCACCTTCGCGGCCCCGCCCAAACAAATCAGCATCGACCTGGCGCGGACTGGCATCGTCATCATCGACATGCAGAACGACTTCTGCCATCCGGATGGATGGCTCGCCGGCATCGGCGTCGACGTCGAGCCGGCCCGTCGCCCGATCGAACCGCTGGCGCACCTGCTGCCAGCTTTGCGCCGTGAGGGCGTCTGCGTCCTGTGGGTGAACTGGGGCAACCGGCCCGACAAGCTCAATCTCAGCCCGGCCCTTCTCCACGTCTATAATCCGACGGGCGCCGGCATCGGCCTCGGCGACCCGCTCCCGAAGAATGGCGCACCAGTGCTGGAAGCGGGGAGTTGGGCGGCGGCGATCGTCGATGAACTCGTGCCGGAGCCCTCCGACATCCATATCGCGAAATATCGCATGTCCGGCTTCGTCGACACTGCTCTCGACAGCATCCTGCGCAATCTCGGCCTGACGACGCTGCTCTTCGCCGGGGTCAACGCCGACCAATGCGTGCTCGCGACCCTGATGGACGCGAATTTCCATGGCTATGACACGTTGCTGCTGGAAGATTGCTCGGCGACGACGTCGCCCGACTACTGCATGCAGGCAACGGTCTACAATGTTCGCCAATGCTTCGGATTCGTGACGCGCTCCGCGGATGTTCTCGCCGGCATTGTTTCGGCATAA
- a CDS encoding ABC transporter permease, with product MSLAPADPAPARRPFAIDPLVVAFLALVALVFGMPWLKPVFAALFPGQERPLFEQDSFWSLTLAHIGLVAISSAAATLVGVAGGIFVTRRSGREFRPLLETVVAMGQTFPPVAVLAVAVPLLGFGPAPALIALALYGLLPITEATVAGIESVPASVREAARGIGMTKRGILFGVELPLAAPVVLSGVRTSVIINIGTAAIASTVGAKTLGLPIIVGLSGFNTAYVLQGALVVALLAIVTDLAFDRLGRHLGSWKG from the coding sequence ATGAGCCTTGCCCCTGCCGATCCAGCGCCAGCCCGGCGCCCGTTCGCGATCGATCCGCTGGTAGTCGCATTCCTCGCACTGGTCGCGCTCGTCTTCGGCATGCCGTGGCTGAAGCCGGTGTTCGCGGCGCTCTTCCCTGGACAGGAGCGACCGCTTTTCGAGCAGGACAGCTTCTGGAGCCTGACCCTCGCTCATATCGGCCTCGTCGCCATCTCCAGCGCCGCCGCGACCTTGGTCGGCGTTGCGGGCGGGATCTTCGTCACGCGCCGGTCCGGGCGCGAGTTTCGGCCGCTGCTTGAGACCGTGGTCGCCATGGGACAGACCTTTCCGCCCGTCGCGGTCCTCGCTGTCGCGGTTCCCCTCCTCGGCTTCGGGCCGGCGCCGGCGCTGATCGCACTGGCGCTTTACGGACTGCTGCCGATCACCGAGGCGACCGTCGCCGGCATCGAATCCGTTCCCGCTAGCGTGCGCGAAGCAGCACGCGGCATCGGGATGACAAAGCGAGGCATCCTGTTCGGCGTCGAGCTGCCTCTGGCAGCGCCGGTCGTCCTGTCGGGCGTGCGAACCTCTGTCATCATTAACATCGGAACGGCGGCGATCGCCTCGACGGTCGGCGCGAAGACGCTCGGCCTGCCGATCATCGTCGGCCTCTCCGGCTTCAACACGGCCTATGTGCTGCAGGGCGCACTCGTCGTCGCCCTGCTCGCCATCGTCACCGACCTCGCCTTCGATCGTCTCGGCCGGCATCTTGGCTCCTGGAAAGGCTGA
- a CDS encoding ABC transporter permease gives MRSASEPAGEVEGDQGEAEPRLNRVRLLLVAIGLIGAVALDFLSRSPNRLLSGQPVPWGVIIEGGRIVAFAPAVVILVGIFMPGRRGLHLAVALAAAILAASLLWLAGDAALRLFDPAAPAARTSFGGAFWILEAATVLIAADAMQRLGLSPAARLAAGLALTLPTLAVLFLGGADSLSILKEYANRREVFAEAVLRHIQIVGATLVPTLLIGIPLGIAAFRSARLRGPLFAVLNVIQTIPSIALFGLLIAPLSGLVAIAPALGALGISGIGATPAIIALTLYSLLPIARSTAAGLEQVPVSAVDAATGMGMTRGQIFRSVQAPLALPVLLAGLRVTVVQAVGMTAVAALIGAGGLGAIIFQGLAASALDLVLLGVVPLVALAVAADVLLKLAISMMRRNAA, from the coding sequence ATGCGATCCGCATCGGAGCCGGCTGGCGAAGTCGAAGGTGATCAGGGCGAGGCGGAGCCGCGGCTGAACCGGGTCCGTCTCCTCCTCGTCGCCATCGGCCTCATCGGAGCCGTTGCGCTCGACTTCCTGTCGCGTTCGCCCAATCGGCTCCTCTCCGGCCAGCCCGTGCCGTGGGGCGTCATCATTGAGGGCGGCCGTATCGTCGCCTTCGCTCCGGCGGTGGTGATCCTCGTCGGCATCTTCATGCCGGGACGACGCGGGCTTCACCTCGCCGTGGCGCTTGCGGCCGCGATCCTCGCGGCCTCCTTGCTCTGGCTTGCCGGCGACGCCGCGCTTCGGCTGTTCGATCCGGCTGCGCCAGCGGCGCGAACCTCCTTCGGCGGCGCGTTCTGGATCCTGGAGGCGGCGACTGTCCTGATCGCGGCCGACGCGATGCAGCGCCTGGGTCTTTCTCCCGCCGCAAGGCTCGCGGCCGGCCTGGCGCTGACGCTGCCGACGCTCGCCGTGCTTTTCTTGGGCGGCGCCGACAGCCTTTCCATCCTCAAGGAATATGCCAATCGCCGCGAAGTCTTCGCCGAGGCGGTCCTCCGCCACATCCAGATCGTGGGCGCGACGCTTGTTCCGACGCTTCTCATCGGCATCCCGCTCGGCATCGCCGCCTTTCGGAGCGCCCGCCTGCGAGGCCCGCTCTTCGCCGTCTTGAACGTCATCCAGACGATCCCCTCCATCGCCCTCTTCGGCCTGCTGATCGCGCCGCTCTCCGGCCTCGTCGCGATCGCCCCAGCGCTGGGAGCGCTCGGCATTTCCGGCATTGGTGCGACCCCGGCGATCATCGCGCTGACGCTTTATTCGCTGCTGCCGATCGCGCGGAGTACCGCGGCGGGGCTCGAACAGGTTCCCGTTTCCGCCGTCGATGCCGCCACTGGAATGGGCATGACGCGCGGCCAGATTTTCCGCAGCGTCCAGGCGCCGCTCGCTTTGCCCGTGCTGCTGGCGGGGCTGCGCGTCACGGTAGTCCAGGCGGTCGGCATGACGGCGGTCGCCGCCCTCATCGGCGCCGGCGGCCTCGGCGCCATCATCTTTCAGGGCCTCGCGGCGAGCGCTCTCGATCTGGTGCTGCTCGGCGTCGTGCCGCTGGTCGCGCTCGCCGTTGCCGCCGATGTCCTGCTGAAGCTCGCCATATCGATGATGAGGAGGAACGCCGCATGA
- a CDS encoding hybrid sensor histidine kinase/response regulator translates to MAVELLKRIRARLDVTSLVAAIGLLGIFLTIAGSAIFARMEYSRRFDDIRAQLRSEDFFLTDHANRLFEVARVALKGSSALTVGLDWDGIASSTELSRQMTSLVRAIPYIEDVWFNDETGELRATTFDWPAPKSNAADRENFKAAKLPIDDLFIGPRIVGRVTHKPTFLLSSRLENPDGSFRGMVSATAGISYFNDYWSGIALPYDARVTLARAPMAEVVAQFPDQGLVQPDGLAEQIAELPASGSYSSQGEDERFGQFRRVGDHPLYLSVDVSRSAVVAGWQQWLLRMLALPAIAVVLLAILTGLAIRDARREQNARRSLAVANNELTFEMTRRERAEDQVRQLQKIEAIGQLTGGIAHDFNNMLAIIVSSLNLIERRLQRGDTDIGKYVSAAQEGAQRAASLTQRLLAFARKQPLSPQTIDPNRFVAGMSELLQRTLTEAIQIETVLGAGLWKTHADPAQLENALLNLAVNARDSMPEGGKLTIDTANASLDPGYASEHAGIPAGQYVLIAVTDTGSGMTPEVASRVFEPFFTTKAVGKGSGLGLSQVYGFVRQSGGHVKIYSEVGQGTTVKIYLPRYYGSDAEAGQERSASVLVPGVPGEVVLLVEDEPEVRRLTVDALRELGYTVVHVDRAAAALDIVQSDRRIDLFFTDIVMPEMNGRQLAEMVLAVRPGLKILYMTGYTRNAVVHNGLLDPGVRLLGKPFSMEQLAASVRGAIDG, encoded by the coding sequence GTGGCGGTGGAACTTCTGAAGCGTATCCGGGCGCGGTTGGATGTGACTTCGCTCGTCGCGGCCATCGGGCTTCTTGGAATTTTCCTGACGATCGCCGGCTCCGCCATTTTCGCGCGGATGGAGTATTCGCGGCGATTTGATGATATTCGCGCCCAGCTTCGCAGCGAAGACTTCTTCCTGACCGATCACGCCAATCGGCTCTTCGAAGTGGCCCGAGTGGCCCTCAAAGGTTCGTCAGCGTTAACCGTCGGCCTGGATTGGGACGGGATCGCGTCTTCGACTGAACTTAGCCGGCAGATGACAAGTCTCGTCCGAGCGATTCCCTATATCGAGGACGTCTGGTTCAATGATGAGACGGGGGAACTGCGCGCCACGACGTTCGACTGGCCGGCTCCGAAATCGAATGCGGCGGATCGAGAGAACTTCAAGGCGGCGAAGTTGCCGATCGACGATCTTTTCATCGGGCCGCGAATCGTCGGCCGGGTAACGCACAAGCCGACTTTCCTGCTGTCTAGCCGGCTCGAAAATCCGGACGGCAGCTTTCGGGGCATGGTCTCCGCAACGGCGGGGATCAGCTATTTCAATGATTATTGGAGCGGCATCGCGCTTCCCTATGATGCACGGGTGACGCTGGCCCGAGCGCCGATGGCCGAGGTCGTCGCTCAATTTCCAGATCAAGGTCTGGTCCAGCCCGATGGGCTTGCCGAGCAGATCGCCGAACTGCCCGCATCCGGGAGCTATTCGAGCCAGGGCGAGGATGAGCGCTTCGGCCAGTTTCGCCGCGTCGGTGACCATCCCCTCTATCTGAGCGTGGATGTCTCGCGCAGTGCCGTTGTCGCCGGCTGGCAGCAATGGCTCCTGCGCATGCTGGCCTTGCCGGCGATCGCGGTCGTATTGCTCGCGATACTGACGGGGCTCGCTATCCGCGATGCGCGGCGCGAGCAGAATGCCCGGCGTTCCCTCGCCGTCGCCAATAACGAGCTGACTTTCGAGATGACGCGCCGGGAGCGCGCCGAGGATCAGGTTCGCCAGCTTCAGAAAATCGAGGCGATCGGACAGCTTACGGGCGGCATCGCGCATGATTTCAACAACATGCTGGCGATCATCGTCAGCAGTCTGAATCTGATTGAACGACGGCTGCAACGCGGCGACACCGATATCGGCAAATATGTTTCGGCCGCGCAAGAGGGCGCGCAGCGCGCTGCCTCCCTGACGCAGCGCCTCCTCGCCTTTGCGCGCAAACAGCCGCTCTCACCCCAGACTATCGATCCGAACCGGTTCGTTGCCGGCATGTCCGAATTGCTGCAGCGAACGCTGACAGAGGCGATCCAGATCGAGACGGTTCTGGGTGCCGGGCTATGGAAGACGCACGCCGACCCGGCCCAGCTCGAGAACGCCCTTCTCAACCTCGCGGTGAATGCCCGTGATTCCATGCCTGAAGGCGGTAAGCTGACGATCGACACAGCCAATGCGAGCCTGGACCCTGGATACGCTTCCGAGCATGCGGGAATACCGGCCGGTCAGTATGTGCTGATCGCCGTGACGGATACCGGCTCCGGCATGACGCCGGAGGTGGCCAGCAGGGTTTTCGAGCCGTTCTTCACCACAAAGGCCGTCGGCAAGGGCAGTGGGCTGGGCCTTTCGCAAGTCTATGGCTTCGTCCGGCAGTCCGGCGGCCATGTGAAGATCTATTCCGAGGTGGGACAGGGCACGACGGTCAAGATCTATCTGCCGCGCTATTATGGTTCCGACGCGGAGGCCGGACAGGAGCGTTCCGCGTCGGTGCTGGTTCCAGGGGTGCCAGGCGAGGTTGTCCTCCTGGTCGAGGACGAGCCGGAAGTGCGGCGCCTCACCGTCGATGCGCTGCGCGAGCTGGGTTACACGGTGGTCCACGTCGATCGCGCCGCCGCTGCGCTCGACATTGTCCAGTCCGACCGGCGTATTGATCTGTTTTTCACCGACATCGTCATGCCGGAGATGAACGGTCGCCAACTGGCCGAGATGGTGCTCGCGGTTCGGCCTGGGCTGAAGATTCTCTACATGACGGGCTATACGCGCAACGCGGTCGTGCACAATGGTCTGCTCGACCCCGGCGTCCGCCTCCTCGGCAAGCCGTTCTCGATGGAACAATTGGCCGCCAGCGTACGAGGCGCGATCGACGGCTGA
- a CDS encoding nucleoside deaminase, which yields MSSEPAQPAVTGLDHEHFLRLAFVVAERSLASGQHPFGAILVDGAGKVLMEQENGFMPYHDMTGHAERVLMTRAGIAFGAETMADCTLYTSAEPCAMCAGAAYWVGVGRVVYGLSEKRLKAMTGNHPENPTLDLPCEVVFAAGQRKIEVIGPLLEDEAAKLHEAAWAKHGQGDVGG from the coding sequence GTGTCGTCCGAACCCGCCCAGCCTGCCGTGACCGGTCTCGATCACGAGCATTTCCTTCGCCTCGCCTTCGTGGTTGCCGAGCGCTCGCTCGCCAGCGGCCAGCACCCCTTCGGTGCCATTCTCGTCGATGGCGCCGGCAAGGTTCTGATGGAGCAGGAAAACGGCTTCATGCCGTATCACGACATGACGGGGCACGCCGAGCGCGTGCTGATGACGCGCGCGGGCATCGCCTTTGGCGCGGAGACGATGGCGGACTGCACGCTCTACACGTCGGCGGAGCCGTGCGCGATGTGCGCGGGCGCTGCCTATTGGGTAGGTGTGGGCCGGGTCGTCTACGGCCTCAGCGAGAAGCGCCTGAAGGCGATGACAGGGAATCATCCGGAGAACCCGACGCTGGATCTGCCCTGCGAGGTCGTTTTCGCCGCGGGACAGCGGAAGATCGAAGTTATCGGGCCGTTGCTGGAGGACGAGGCGGCAAAGCTCCATGAGGCGGCGTGGGCCAAACATGGCCAAGGCGATGTCGGCGGCTGA
- a CDS encoding DUF2934 domain-containing protein, translated as MPGPNDEQIRVRAYEIWVAEGRPHGRDNDHWWLARSQLEIELTPRAKKASPVKTDVAERAEKKPAKAKAKAAALAPSEAPAAERAEKPAKPKAEPKAKAEPKTKAAPKAKAEPKAKEGTAASKVTAKPVE; from the coding sequence ATGCCAGGACCGAACGACGAACAGATCCGTGTCAGAGCCTATGAGATCTGGGTCGCGGAAGGCCGGCCCCATGGCCGCGACAACGACCATTGGTGGCTCGCCCGCTCGCAGCTCGAAATCGAGTTGACGCCAAGAGCCAAGAAAGCCAGCCCGGTCAAGACCGATGTGGCCGAGCGAGCCGAAAAGAAGCCGGCCAAGGCGAAGGCAAAGGCTGCCGCACTCGCGCCCTCGGAAGCGCCCGCCGCCGAGAGGGCTGAGAAGCCAGCGAAGCCCAAGGCCGAGCCCAAGGCAAAAGCCGAACCCAAGACGAAGGCAGCGCCGAAAGCAAAGGCCGAGCCTAAGGCGAAGGAAGGCACGGCGGCAAGCAAGGTGACCGCGAAGCCTGTCGAATAG